ATTTCCAGTTCGCTAATCGGTTCGCTACGCCCGTCGGCCTTAATTTCGCCCTGATCCAGCGCGACTTCAATTCGGCTCTCTCCTTCATTCACTAACCAGGCCTCACGGGTAAAGTCGGTGGTAAAGAGAGGGGCAAGCTTTCCATCAAGCAGGGAAACGTCAATCCCCTCTGGCCACGCCTCCTGCGGCAGCAGGCCAATGTTCAAACCGTCGCTTTCCAGCGGTACGTTATGCTCAGCGCGGTGCGATACGCCCCCCACCGTTTTGCCACCGGACTTCAGCGTCATTTCGTAACGCCCATTGTGCCCTCGAACGCGCAGCCCGATCCGGTGACGACGTAAAATGCCGTCCGCCGTGTCGTAATAAGCATTAGACAGGTGCAGCGTGCCGTGTTCCAGCACAGGCCAGTCAAGGATCTGCGCCTTCAGCGCCGCAGTGGCCTCTGGCTCAACGATAAACTTCAGTTCAACTTCAATACTCATAGACCTGTTCCTATCACCGTCATGACGCACTTGCATTTACATAATGGCGAGCAGTGTAACAATTTCTACCGTTTTTCAGGAAAATAACCGTTAAGGAAAGGCAATTATTCCCATTTAGCCGGGTTTTTACATTGCACCCTGCATCTGAAATCTCTACTATCCATAGACATGTTATTTCGCTACGGAAGATAAAAAAATACCGCCGATGCTTAAATTCAACCGATTCTCGACTCTTCTGCTGATCTCATTCAGCATCGCTGCTTTCAGCGCTAGCGCGGCAGAAGTCCGCTATATCTCAGATAATCTTATCACCTATCTGCGCGGCGGTCCGTCGGATAGCCACCGCATTACCGGAGCTATTAACGCCGGTGAAAAGGTTCAGCTTCTTAGCACCAGCAGCGACGGCAAGTATGCGCAAATTACAGATTCCAAGGGCCGCACCGCATGGATCCCTCAGGCTCAGCTAAGCACTGAGCCCAGCCTGAGTGAGAAAGTGCCCGCGCTGGAGCAGCAGGTTAAAGATCTGACTGACAGGCTGGCCAATATCGATAATAGCTGGAACCAGCGCACCTCTGAAATGCAGCAGAAGGTGTCCAGCAGCGATGGCATTATCAATGAATTAAAGCAGGAAAATCAGAAGCTGAAGGAAGAGCTGGTCGCCGCCCAAAAGAGAGTCAGCGACATTGGCCTACAGCTGGATGACAAACAGCGCACCATTATTCAGCAGTGGTTTATGTACGGCGGCGGCGTTGCTGGCATTGGCCTGCTGTTAGGCCTGGTTCTGCCGCACCTGATCCCGCGCCGTAAAAAAGACCGCTGGATGAACTGATCGCCCGCTGTTAAAAAACCGTAGCAACGCCGACGCCCTTTGGTCGGCGTTTTTATTCAAAACGTCTGGATACGCTTTTTGCGCGGAGGCGATGTGAAAACCTATCTCGTTGGCGGTGCTGTCCGCGATTCTCTGCTGGGGCTGCCCGTTCACGAACGCGACTGGGTGGTCGTCGGCGCTACGCCTGAGCAGATGCTCTCTCTTGGATACCAGCAGGTAGGGAAAGACTTTCCGGTTTTTCTCCATCCCAAAACTCGCGATGAGCATGCCCTAGCGCGGACAGAGCGCAAGACCGGCTCCGGCTATACTGGATTTACCTGCTACAGCGCGCCGGACGTGACGCTGGAGCAGGATCTGCTAAGGCGTGACCTGACCATTAACGCCATCGCACAGGATGCCGAAGGCGGCATTATCGACCCCTACTTTGGTGAGCGCGATCTGCAACAAAAAGTGCTGCGCCACGTCTCCCCGGCGTTTAGAGAAGATCCCGTGCGCGTGCTGCGCGTCGCCCGATTCGCCGCCCGCTTTGCGCCGCTGGGCTTTACCATTGCGCCAGAAACTCAGCGGCTGATGACAAACATCGTCAAGGACGGAGAAATCTCCTACCTGACGCCAGAGCGCGTTTGGAAAGAGACGGAGAAAGCGCTCAATACCGACGCGCCTCAGATTTTCTTTCAGGCGCTGCGCGACTGCGGCGCGCTGGCCGTTCTGTTCCCCGAGCTGGACGCGCTGTTTGGCGTCCCCGCACCGGAAAAATGGCACCCGGAAATCGATACTGGCGTGCACGTTCTGATGGTGCTGGAAATGGCTGCTCGTCTGAGCGATGACGTCGATGTGCGCTTTTCTGCGCTGTTTCACGATGTGGGTAAAGGACTCACTCCTCCTGAGCTTTGGCCTCACCATCGCGGTCACGGTCTGGCAGGCATTCAACTGGTGGAAGACGTCTGCCAGCGCTACCGCATCCCTAATGCCACACGCGAACTTGCCCGACTGGTGTCAGAGTTTCACGACAGGATCCACACCGCTTACGAGCTTCGTGCAGAAAGCCTCCTTGGGATGTTTGACGCTGTTGACGTCTGGCGCAAGCCGCAGCGTCTGGAGCAGCTTCTGACTGTGAGCGAAGCCGACTATCGCGGTCGAGCCGGGTGGCAGGAAAGGCTTTATCCACAGGCCGAGTACGTTCGGGAAGCCTACCGCGTTGCCAGCAGAGTCAGCGTAAAAGAGATCGTCAGCGCTGGGTTTACCGGTAGTGCGATTAAAGAAGAGCTCAAGAAGCGGCAGCTCGTCGCCCTCAACGCGTGGAAAAGCCAGCAGGCACAGCCGTAGACAGCCCAAATTGGCCCAACAAGCATAAACACAAACGCCCGGCTTTCACCGGGCGTTTGTGTTTTTAGCACCTGCTGTTCACGGGCTTATCGAATCAGAAAAATACCAGATAAATCACGCCCGCCACAAAGAAGCGGTAAATAGCAAACGGAATAAAAGAGAAGCGTTTAATGACGCTCAGGAAGGTTTTAATCGCCACCAGTGCCACGAGAAACGCGGTGACAAAGCCCACGGCGAACATCGGCAGATCGCTCCACGCCAAGTGCCCCAGGCTCTTGTACATCACCAGTATCGTCGCTCCCAGCATCATCGGTACTGCCAGAATGAACGAAAACTCTGATGCCGCATAGCGGCTTACGCCAAGCAGCATACCGCCAGAAATCGTCGCGCCAGAGCGGGAGAATCCGGGCCACAGAGCCAAACACTGGAAACAGCCAATAATAAAGGCCTGCCGATAGCTTACATCGTCCAGCCCCTCGGCTCTTGGCTGCTTAGGCTTGAGCAGTTCAGCGGCAATGAGCAGCAGGCCGCCCGCAATCAGCGCGTACATCACGGTCTTCGCGCCGAAGAGATTCTCTTTGATGGTATCGTGCAACGCAAAGCCGGCGATTACAGCAGGCAGCATGCCGAGAATAATATGGATCAGCGTTAAACGCCCTGTGCCTTTTCCTTCGCGAAGCGGCTCTTTTTGACCAAAGTGGATACCAATAAGTCCAAACAGGCGACGCCAGAACACTACCACTACCGCCAGAATCGACCCTAGCTGGATAACCACTTCAAACGTTGAGGCTGTATCGCCGGAAAAGCCTAAAAACTCGCCAACAATGATCATATGCCCGGTGGAAGACACCGGTAAAAACTCGGTAAGACCTTCAACAACGCCGAGAATAAACGCAACGACCAGCTCGTGTACCCCACCCATCAAAAAACACCTTATACAAGAAAAAAGACAAAAAAAGGGGCCTTCCTAGAAAGACCCGTAAACGTTTTATCCATATGCTCAGACAGGCCGCTGTGCAATTAGTTCAATGTGTTGTTAGACATTACGAAAACCACGCTCAATTACCACGCCAACGCTCTTCGCCCGTGCAACGGCGCCCGGTTTGTCCAGACGAATTTTAACCCAAGGAACGGAAAAGCGCTGCATTAAAAGAGTGGCCACTTCTTCCGCAACCCGTTCAATCAGCGCAAAACGGCCTTTTTCCACGAGCTCAACAATCGCGTCGCTGACCTCAGCATAGTTCAGGCAGTCCACAACGTCGTCGCTGGCTGCGGGCTTTCGGTTGTCCCAGCCCATTTCGATATCGAACACTAAACGCTGCGTGATAGTCTGTTCCCAATCATAAACGCCAATTGTTGCAAACGCTTCAAGGCGTTCTATAAAGACAGTATCCATGACTCGACTCTCTGTTTTTCAATTAAGACATACCACTTTTTACTGAATATGCGTATTATTCACACATATTATCCACATATAGTCAGGCCGTGTCCCGCGATTATCCGTCACAGGTAGCGGCCTTAGATCCACCCGATAACCGTAAAACGAGGAGCGAGTTTATGAGTGCTATCGCGCTTGGCATGATCATTATCGCTTATCTGTGCGGCTCCATTTCCAGTGCCGTGCTGGTGTGTCGAATCGCTAGGCTGCCGGATCCCCGAGAAAACGGCTCCGGTAACCCTGGCGCAACCAACGTGCTGCGCATTGGCGGCAAGGGTGCCGCTGCCGCTGTACTCATTTTTGACGTGCTCAAAGGGATGATCCCCGTCTGGATCGCCTACAAGCTTGACCTGCCGCCGTTCTTACTGGGTATGGTCGCTATCGCCGCCTGCCTTGGCCACATCTACCCCATTTTCTTTCACTTTCGCGGCGGTAAAGGTGTCGCAACCGCTTTCGGCGCTATCGCCCCCATCGGCTGGGATCTCACCGGCCTGATGACCGGCACTTGGCTGTTGACGGTGCTGCTAAGCGGCTATTCATCACTAGGCGCGATAATCAGCGCGCTGATTGCGCCATTTTATGCCTGGTGGTTTAAGCCCCAGTTTACCTTTCCCGTCGCCATGCTCTCCTGCCTAGTGCTGATCCGGCACCATGATAACATTCAGCGCCTGTGGCGCGGTCAGGAAAGCAAAATCTGGGATCGGTTTCGCAAAAAGAAAAACGGCGACGCGCCTGGTAAAGACGAATCGCCGGAATAATGACCGACTAGCCTGCGCTGACCTGAGGCAGCTCTTCCAGCGGCCAGCGGGGGCGAACAATCACCGGCAGATCGGCGTGTTCCCCCGCCTTCAGTCTGACCATTCCCGCATAGGCAATCATCGCGCCGTTATCAGTACAAAACTCGGGGCGCGCGTAAAACACTTCGCCACCACGAGCAGCCATCATTTCCGCCAGTTTTTTACGCAACGTTCGGTTGGCGCTGACGCCTCCCGCCATCACCAGTCGCGTAAAGCCGGTTTGATCCAGCGCCCGACGGCACTTGATTGCCAGCGTGTCTACAACGGCGTCTTCAAACGCTCGGGCGATGTCCGCTTTGGTTTGTTCATCGTCCCCAGACTGGCGAACCGTATTGGCCGCATAGGTTTTCAGGCCGGAAAAGCTGAAATCCAGCCCCGGTCGGTCAGTCATCGGTCGGGGGAAAGTAAAGCGATCTGCAGAGCCTGACTGCGCCATTTTTGACAGCATCGGCCCTCCGGGGTAGTCCAGCCCCAGCAGCTTGGCGGTTTTATCAAACGCCTCACCCGCCGCATCGTCAATCGACTCGCCCAACAGCTGATACTGCCCAATGCCGGTAACGCTGATAAGCTGGGTATGACCACCGGAAACCAGTAGCGCAACAAAGGGGAACGCAGGAGGATTATCCTCCAGCATCGGCGCCAGAAGGTGCCCTTCCATATGGTGAACGGCCACGGCAGGCACGTTCCACGCCATCGCCAGAGAGCGGCCAATGGTTGCCCCCACCAGTAAAGCGCCAATGAGCCCCGGACCGGCCGTATAGGCAACGCCGTCGATATCTTTCGGCGTCAGCCCTGCCTGCGCCATCGCCGCCTGAATCAGCGGCACTGTCTTACGCACGTGATCGCGCGAGGCAAGCTCCGGCACTACGCCGCCATAATCGGCATGCAGTTTGACCTGACTGTAGAGCCGATCGGCCAAAAGCCCCCGCTCGTCATCATAAATAGCCACGCCGGTTTCATCACACGACGTTTCAATACCTAGAATGCGCATATCTTG
This DNA window, taken from Leminorella richardii, encodes the following:
- a CDS encoding TIGR04211 family SH3 domain-containing protein, coding for MLKFNRFSTLLLISFSIAAFSASAAEVRYISDNLITYLRGGPSDSHRITGAINAGEKVQLLSTSSDGKYAQITDSKGRTAWIPQAQLSTEPSLSEKVPALEQQVKDLTDRLANIDNSWNQRTSEMQQKVSSSDGIINELKQENQKLKEELVAAQKRVSDIGLQLDDKQRTIIQQWFMYGGGVAGIGLLLGLVLPHLIPRRKKDRWMN
- a CDS encoding multifunctional CCA addition/repair protein, whose protein sequence is MKTYLVGGAVRDSLLGLPVHERDWVVVGATPEQMLSLGYQQVGKDFPVFLHPKTRDEHALARTERKTGSGYTGFTCYSAPDVTLEQDLLRRDLTINAIAQDAEGGIIDPYFGERDLQQKVLRHVSPAFREDPVRVLRVARFAARFAPLGFTIAPETQRLMTNIVKDGEISYLTPERVWKETEKALNTDAPQIFFQALRDCGALAVLFPELDALFGVPAPEKWHPEIDTGVHVLMVLEMAARLSDDVDVRFSALFHDVGKGLTPPELWPHHRGHGLAGIQLVEDVCQRYRIPNATRELARLVSEFHDRIHTAYELRAESLLGMFDAVDVWRKPQRLEQLLTVSEADYRGRAGWQERLYPQAEYVREAYRVASRVSVKEIVSAGFTGSAIKEELKKRQLVALNAWKSQQAQP
- the bacA gene encoding undecaprenyl-diphosphate phosphatase, which produces MGGVHELVVAFILGVVEGLTEFLPVSSTGHMIIVGEFLGFSGDTASTFEVVIQLGSILAVVVVFWRRLFGLIGIHFGQKEPLREGKGTGRLTLIHIILGMLPAVIAGFALHDTIKENLFGAKTVMYALIAGGLLLIAAELLKPKQPRAEGLDDVSYRQAFIIGCFQCLALWPGFSRSGATISGGMLLGVSRYAASEFSFILAVPMMLGATILVMYKSLGHLAWSDLPMFAVGFVTAFLVALVAIKTFLSVIKRFSFIPFAIYRFFVAGVIYLVFF
- the folB gene encoding bifunctional dihydroneopterin aldolase/7,8-dihydroneopterin epimerase, with translation MDTVFIERLEAFATIGVYDWEQTITQRLVFDIEMGWDNRKPAASDDVVDCLNYAEVSDAIVELVEKGRFALIERVAEEVATLLMQRFSVPWVKIRLDKPGAVARAKSVGVVIERGFRNV
- the plsY gene encoding glycerol-3-phosphate 1-O-acyltransferase PlsY, which produces MSAIALGMIIIAYLCGSISSAVLVCRIARLPDPRENGSGNPGATNVLRIGGKGAAAAVLIFDVLKGMIPVWIAYKLDLPPFLLGMVAIAACLGHIYPIFFHFRGGKGVATAFGAIAPIGWDLTGLMTGTWLLTVLLSGYSSLGAIISALIAPFYAWWFKPQFTFPVAMLSCLVLIRHHDNIQRLWRGQESKIWDRFRKKKNGDAPGKDESPE
- the tsaD gene encoding tRNA (adenosine(37)-N6)-threonylcarbamoyltransferase complex transferase subunit TsaD, whose amino-acid sequence is MRILGIETSCDETGVAIYDDERGLLADRLYSQVKLHADYGGVVPELASRDHVRKTVPLIQAAMAQAGLTPKDIDGVAYTAGPGLIGALLVGATIGRSLAMAWNVPAVAVHHMEGHLLAPMLEDNPPAFPFVALLVSGGHTQLISVTGIGQYQLLGESIDDAAGEAFDKTAKLLGLDYPGGPMLSKMAQSGSADRFTFPRPMTDRPGLDFSFSGLKTYAANTVRQSGDDEQTKADIARAFEDAVVDTLAIKCRRALDQTGFTRLVMAGGVSANRTLRKKLAEMMAARGGEVFYARPEFCTDNGAMIAYAGMVRLKAGEHADLPVIVRPRWPLEELPQVSAG